Genomic segment of Saprospira sp. CCB-QB6:
AACATTTGTATAGCGACTTTGATTTTGGGCCCGAAAAAACGGTCATTAAGGTCTTGCGCTTTTGGGCCAGACTAGAAGGGCTGCGCCCTTGGGCGGCGCATCGTTTGGAGGAATGGGGGTTGTCGCCCAACAGCAAAATTAGCCAATTGGGCGAGGCTCAAAAATGGGCCTTGCAAATCGTTTTGGGCTTGCAAAGGGGAGTTAGTTGGTACTTATTGGAGCGTCCATTTGCCCAATTGAGCCTGGCTGAGGCTTGGCCCATCTTGCAGCTTTTAGAGTTGGCCAGAACGCATCATTATGGGCTAGTTTTGTGGAGCAGCCATTTGGATAGTCAGGCGTTTTTTGGTCCAGAA
This window contains:
- a CDS encoding ABC transporter, producing MLEIKALDHRLGPKGPRLKIDQLAWPKAQYLLLGNAQAPELRVFMQLLQGSRKAQQGQILWEGSESLAHRRWASQHLYSDFDFGPEKTVIKVLRFWARLEGLRPWAAHRLEEWGLSPNSKISQLGEAQKWALQIVLGLQRGVSWYLLERPFAQLSLAEAWPILQLLELARTHHYGLVLWSSHLDSQAFFGPEEQWLWRKGQLFPLAELPAEQAIFDRQNYPD